A region of SAR324 cluster bacterium DNA encodes the following proteins:
- a CDS encoding flagellar biosynthetic protein FliO, whose translation MRCYHHFTLTLILYLLAGILPVAANQNTLLNVQFSTLNHHERVTLEFREILQQEPVLNFEEGFFSLRLSDVDIRTGLSSLITPEANPLIKFIRITQGSAALLMEIVLIPPRVTPEGKYRMIRDKNTLSIDLDRVALLKSQPLSPVDKNFESEMAQKAMNGRLPETFTLEEGVPSESSPISESSFSTSPEENWISTMLVLILALLVILMLIYLLAYGYNRFLSGKLPKLQSRFPVKIISSFYVGPKQKIVVLEINNQYFACGITPNAINFLTEVRSKEDQAFLNQVDVKDGNISFNETQARAEFLSVLQQARQKSKIIESAEKQTTPNPSLPPKPRKKTQAPPQSQPEPPGNASRQTVAEVSATEDSEESAMSDFSQKLAQKLKSLKPLN comes from the coding sequence ATGCGCTGTTATCACCACTTTACTCTCACGCTGATACTGTATCTTCTGGCAGGAATACTGCCGGTTGCCGCCAATCAAAACACCCTGCTCAATGTCCAGTTTTCCACGCTGAACCACCATGAACGTGTCACCCTTGAATTCAGGGAGATTCTGCAACAGGAACCTGTTCTCAATTTTGAAGAAGGATTCTTCAGCCTTCGCCTGTCTGACGTTGATATTCGCACAGGTTTGTCGAGTCTCATCACTCCAGAGGCCAATCCCCTGATCAAATTTATTCGTATCACGCAAGGCAGTGCGGCTCTGCTGATGGAAATTGTTCTCATACCTCCCCGAGTTACCCCTGAAGGCAAATACCGGATGATCCGCGATAAAAATACACTTTCTATCGATCTGGACCGGGTTGCACTGTTAAAATCACAACCATTGTCCCCTGTCGATAAAAACTTTGAATCTGAAATGGCTCAAAAAGCCATGAACGGACGCCTGCCTGAAACCTTCACCCTGGAAGAAGGGGTTCCATCAGAATCCAGCCCCATCTCTGAGTCATCGTTTTCCACCAGCCCGGAAGAAAACTGGATCTCGACCATGCTGGTTCTGATTCTGGCACTGCTGGTCATTCTGATGTTGATTTATCTGCTGGCCTATGGCTACAACCGTTTTTTATCAGGAAAACTTCCCAAGCTTCAAAGCCGTTTTCCTGTCAAAATTATTTCATCATTTTATGTGGGGCCCAAACAAAAAATTGTTGTTCTGGAAATCAATAACCAGTATTTTGCCTGTGGGATCACCCCCAATGCCATCAATTTTCTGACAGAAGTCCGTAGCAAGGAAGATCAGGCGTTTCTGAATCAGGTGGATGTCAAGGACGGCAATATTTCCTTCAATGAAACACAGGCTCGGGCAGAATTTTTATCGGTTCTGCAACAGGCCCGGCAAAAATCAAAGATCATTGAATCTGCTGAAAAACAGACAACGCCGAATCCATCATTACCACCCAAACCCAGAAAAAAAACGCAGGCACCCCCGCAGAGTCAACCAGAACCGCCCGGCAATGCGTCTCGACAAACAGTTGCTGAAGTTTCAGCAACTGAAGATTCCGAGGAATCTGCCATGTCAGATTTCTCACAAAAACTGGCACAAAAGCTCAAATCACTCAAACCGCTTAACTGA
- a CDS encoding response regulator codes for MILRYFNKWPLGYKLVIISSVPIVSMALLIMTYLLASLEESIKTQTENTLLNLTEIAALSMSNPFVIYNKDILDNFVDTLAKEINVTEVMIIDTQDWHIMTHNDHQHDGQVFDQQEHFPESLNQIHNYSGNLFVISRPINIDQQMFALLLVRFTLDKAYHEMSTIRIRILSMALGAITLGVILAILSAKFISSPIRTLTEKALRIAEGHYNQDFDYHRADEIGILAQSFETLQRSINQKITKLQQEINIRKMVEEELQRYHREKIGENQEKYKNLFYNSNDGVILHNIEGTVLDVNHRFLDLFEYSREELLHLPSDKLFTEAGNLISQMAHEILQKQGFFQFETFCRKKNGLEFPAAVSASTFSLDKKPVIQSIIRDLSQQKKIEMELEDAKMEADSANRAKTRFLANMSHEIRTPLNAIIGFTQVLMHQKSVLPLQFQDYLQNIHVSGNTLVELINNILDLSKIEAGRMTLNRESLDIKLMIQSMYHIYKVSAGQKSLKFIYDLDPALPRLIVGDRTKINQIMMNLLSNAIKFTPPGKTVYLRGIIRENQLLLEVEDEGVGIAPEEQQQVFESFTQAHNQPQEVTGTGLGLTITLQLVQLMKGTIQLDSTPDKGSRFTVSLPLEISTEGSNLVSMDPAYYHFSPDNLVLLVEDNPMNQAVVQAIFDTFHLQIHIAANGLLGVEKTFELKPDLVIMDLNMPVMDGLEAIRRIRKNPEHEKTAIVILSAHAFVEQQQEALQAGVSEYLTKPLEYHKLIPALVKYLRSDRSGPTVARQESLPSLPYEMEASLLNHFEELKQIHFFRQDKLFKKITQIQQLIESYQSIYRGSLAQLHQATHERNETLFGQILDNIILNLQTKN; via the coding sequence ATGATTCTGCGATATTTTAACAAATGGCCGCTGGGCTACAAACTGGTCATCATTTCTTCAGTTCCGATTGTGAGTATGGCACTGCTGATCATGACCTATTTACTTGCCTCGCTGGAAGAATCCATCAAGACACAAACAGAAAATACACTCCTGAATCTCACTGAAATCGCGGCACTCTCCATGTCGAATCCGTTTGTCATCTATAACAAGGATATTCTGGATAATTTTGTAGATACCCTTGCCAAAGAAATCAATGTCACAGAAGTGATGATCATTGACACCCAGGATTGGCACATCATGACCCACAACGATCATCAGCATGACGGTCAAGTGTTTGACCAGCAAGAACATTTTCCTGAGTCTCTCAATCAGATCCATAACTATTCCGGAAATCTCTTTGTGATTTCACGTCCAATCAACATTGATCAGCAAATGTTCGCGCTTCTGCTTGTCCGGTTCACGCTGGACAAGGCCTATCATGAAATGTCCACCATCCGGATCAGAATTCTGTCAATGGCACTCGGAGCCATCACCCTGGGAGTTATTCTGGCAATTCTCTCGGCAAAGTTTATCAGTTCCCCCATCCGAACGCTCACTGAAAAAGCACTTCGAATTGCGGAAGGACATTATAATCAGGACTTTGACTATCATCGTGCTGATGAAATAGGAATTCTGGCTCAGAGTTTTGAAACATTGCAACGCTCCATCAATCAGAAAATCACCAAACTTCAGCAGGAAATCAACATTCGAAAAATGGTGGAGGAAGAACTTCAGCGCTATCATCGTGAAAAGATTGGTGAGAATCAGGAAAAATATAAAAACCTGTTTTATAATTCCAATGATGGTGTCATTTTGCACAACATCGAAGGAACCGTACTGGATGTCAACCACCGGTTTTTAGACCTGTTTGAATATTCCCGGGAAGAATTACTCCACTTGCCCTCTGATAAACTGTTTACCGAGGCAGGCAATCTCATTTCACAAATGGCCCATGAGATTTTGCAGAAGCAGGGATTTTTCCAGTTCGAAACCTTCTGCAGGAAAAAAAATGGACTCGAGTTTCCCGCCGCCGTTTCGGCAAGTACGTTCTCGCTGGATAAAAAACCTGTCATTCAATCCATTATCCGGGATCTGTCACAACAAAAAAAGATCGAGATGGAATTGGAAGACGCTAAAATGGAGGCTGATTCTGCCAACCGTGCAAAAACCAGGTTTCTGGCCAACATGAGCCATGAAATCCGCACACCACTGAATGCGATTATCGGTTTTACCCAGGTATTGATGCACCAGAAAAGTGTGCTTCCCCTACAGTTCCAGGATTATCTGCAAAACATCCATGTCAGTGGCAACACCCTGGTTGAGTTGATCAACAATATTCTGGATCTTTCAAAAATTGAGGCCGGGCGCATGACACTGAACCGGGAATCCCTTGATATTAAACTGATGATCCAGAGTATGTATCATATTTATAAGGTTTCAGCAGGGCAGAAAAGTCTCAAATTCATCTATGATCTTGACCCTGCGTTGCCTCGATTGATTGTTGGCGACCGTACCAAAATCAATCAAATCATGATGAATCTGTTGAGCAACGCGATCAAATTCACCCCACCCGGAAAAACAGTTTATCTCCGGGGAATCATACGGGAAAACCAGTTGCTTCTGGAAGTTGAGGATGAAGGGGTCGGTATTGCGCCTGAAGAACAGCAACAGGTTTTTGAGTCATTTACTCAAGCTCATAATCAACCGCAGGAAGTGACCGGAACCGGACTCGGACTCACCATTACCCTCCAGTTGGTCCAGTTGATGAAAGGGACGATACAATTGGACAGTACTCCTGACAAAGGCTCACGATTCACCGTCAGTTTGCCCCTTGAAATTTCGACCGAAGGGAGCAACCTGGTTTCAATGGATCCTGCTTATTATCATTTTTCACCTGACAACCTTGTGCTCCTTGTGGAAGACAACCCCATGAACCAGGCTGTGGTTCAGGCGATTTTTGACACGTTTCATCTTCAGATTCATATTGCGGCCAATGGATTGCTCGGAGTTGAAAAAACATTTGAACTCAAACCGGATCTGGTCATCATGGATTTGAACATGCCCGTTATGGATGGACTGGAAGCCATTAGAAGAATCCGGAAAAATCCGGAACATGAGAAAACGGCCATTGTGATTCTTTCAGCGCATGCCTTTGTCGAGCAACAGCAGGAAGCACTCCAGGCCGGTGTTTCTGAATATTTGACGAAACCCCTGGAATATCACAAACTGATCCCTGCTCTGGTGAAATATCTTCGTTCGGATCGCTCCGGGCCCACAGTCGCCCGGCAAGAATCATTGCCATCTCTTCCCTATGAAATGGAAGCATCATTATTGAACCATTTTGAGGAATTGAAACAAATTCATTTTTTCAGACAAGACAAACTCTTCAAAAAAATCACACAAATTCAGCAATTGATCGAATCGTATCAGAGCATTTATCGTGGAAGCCTGGCTCAACTTCATCAAGCAACTCATGAGCGAAACGAAACGCTTTTTGGTCAAATTCTCGATAATATCATCTTAAATCTGCAAACTAAAAACTGA
- a CDS encoding ABC transporter substrate-binding protein, with protein sequence MFRKQWSFSTIVLCLLLVQIQSASAQSASRPREQTLIWCSVSPIQSLDPTAHRDRETQMVLKHMFESLTTRNQKMEIVPQLAAHWNAVDQTTWEFQLKHDVTFHDGSRFTAKDVVFTFQRILEETSSEQSARKGLFEHITSVTAVDPYTVRFKTKQPWPILPLMLSLQEIIPAHDTQRPMVKKTIGTGPFRFVEMQTDQELVMERYSGYHQTPDTAIPPELLPRFLIFKKVNGFTSQIAQLKKGECDIIHQVPVDSLSILGSSTDIGVAFIKATRSFFADINVTKPPFDQINVRQALNYLIDKNVVVQTILYGHGQTLPTILQADTFSFDPDLKPYPYDPLQAASILRKAGITRGTPIKIMTPRENSRFAFTLASFLTRAGLVSQIEEIEERKPPQLGAEATWNLFVTSWGNTTLDPVDIMIPKLQTGGRGNYSGYSSPKVDQLFIEAEAALDSEVRKRLYQEIQRIVFEDAPMIFGYAAQEFYAYRNHFVHNFIPAPSGFPDLRQVYLKTER encoded by the coding sequence ATGTTCCGAAAACAATGGAGCTTTTCGACTATTGTTTTATGTCTGCTATTGGTTCAAATCCAATCAGCATCCGCGCAATCAGCATCCAGGCCGCGTGAGCAAACCCTGATCTGGTGTAGCGTTTCCCCGATCCAGTCTCTTGATCCTACAGCCCACCGGGATCGAGAAACCCAAATGGTGCTGAAACATATGTTTGAAAGTCTCACCACCCGTAACCAGAAGATGGAAATTGTGCCACAGTTGGCAGCCCACTGGAACGCTGTGGACCAGACAACCTGGGAGTTCCAGCTTAAACATGATGTCACCTTTCATGATGGCTCTCGATTTACCGCCAAAGATGTTGTTTTTACCTTTCAACGAATCCTTGAGGAAACAAGTTCTGAACAGTCTGCCCGCAAAGGCCTGTTTGAGCATATCACTTCGGTTACGGCGGTTGATCCCTACACTGTCCGGTTCAAAACAAAACAACCCTGGCCAATCTTACCGCTGATGCTGTCACTTCAGGAAATTATTCCAGCTCATGACACACAGAGGCCAATGGTAAAAAAAACTATCGGCACTGGTCCTTTTCGTTTTGTAGAAATGCAAACTGATCAAGAACTGGTGATGGAACGCTACTCTGGATATCATCAGACTCCTGACACAGCCATTCCACCTGAATTACTGCCCCGCTTTCTGATTTTCAAAAAAGTCAATGGTTTCACCTCACAAATTGCGCAACTGAAGAAAGGCGAATGTGACATCATTCATCAGGTTCCGGTCGATTCGTTGTCAATTCTTGGAAGTTCTACAGATATTGGTGTTGCCTTTATTAAAGCAACCCGAAGTTTTTTTGCTGATATCAATGTGACCAAACCACCTTTTGACCAGATCAACGTCCGGCAGGCACTGAATTATCTGATTGATAAAAATGTGGTGGTTCAGACAATTCTATATGGACATGGTCAGACACTTCCAACCATTCTTCAGGCTGATACTTTTTCCTTTGATCCTGACCTGAAACCCTACCCCTATGATCCACTACAAGCGGCATCCATACTGAGAAAGGCTGGCATCACCAGGGGCACTCCGATAAAAATCATGACCCCACGAGAGAATTCCAGATTTGCTTTTACCCTCGCTTCTTTTCTGACCCGGGCAGGGTTGGTTTCACAGATTGAAGAAATTGAGGAAAGAAAACCGCCACAACTTGGTGCTGAAGCAACATGGAATCTGTTTGTAACCTCATGGGGGAATACCACGCTGGATCCTGTGGACATCATGATTCCAAAACTACAGACAGGAGGACGCGGCAATTATTCCGGCTATTCAAGTCCCAAAGTGGATCAGTTGTTTATTGAAGCGGAGGCCGCACTGGATTCTGAGGTTCGAAAACGTCTCTATCAGGAAATTCAGCGTATTGTTTTCGAGGATGCGCCCATGATTTTTGGCTATGCGGCCCAGGAGTTTTACGCATACCGCAACCATTTCGTTCACAACTTCATTCCTGCCCCCTCCGGTTTCCCCGATCTCCGTCAGGTGTATCTGAAGACAGAGCGTTGA
- a CDS encoding IS3 family transposase — translation MEYACSRSSANGRVKEIHQETRESYGSRRMSAQLRKDGHKGGRTQARSLMKEAEVTVTQNKRFIQTTDSRHPWPVAENLLDRQFKPEKPNQV, via the coding sequence TTGGAGTATGCATGTTCCCGATCCTCTGCTAATGGCAGAGTTAAAGAGATTCATCAGGAAACCCGTGAAAGTTACGGGAGCCGAAGAATGTCTGCCCAGTTGAGGAAGGACGGTCACAAGGGCGGACGCACTCAAGCGCGAAGCCTGATGAAAGAAGCTGAGGTCACGGTAACACAGAACAAACGGTTTATTCAGACCACAGACAGCCGCCATCCCTGGCCTGTGGCGGAAAATTTGCTGGATCGCCAATTCAAGCCTGAAAAACCCAATCAGGTATGA
- a CDS encoding flagellar basal body-associated FliL family protein: MADDDGLEEGGSGGGGGKGKFLLILLLLLLAAGAAYYYLNQEPEKEPEIIREGPPPLENPLYLELGTFIINLKDGKYYLKTTMQLAFTNAAAKAWMEGRLPIVKDLIISHLQELTSRQLNEARTRQLLRRDLQIKLNSLFPNLAPWEDTAPVKRILFSEFYQQ; this comes from the coding sequence ATGGCAGATGACGATGGATTGGAAGAAGGTGGCAGTGGTGGTGGTGGTGGCAAAGGAAAGTTTTTACTTATTCTGCTTCTACTTCTCCTTGCTGCGGGTGCCGCATATTATTATCTGAACCAGGAACCGGAAAAAGAACCTGAAATTATCAGAGAAGGTCCTCCGCCTCTGGAAAATCCGCTGTATCTGGAACTGGGAACATTCATCATCAATCTCAAAGACGGCAAATATTATCTGAAAACCACTATGCAACTTGCCTTTACAAACGCGGCCGCAAAAGCATGGATGGAAGGACGCCTTCCGATTGTGAAGGACTTGATTATATCGCATTTACAGGAATTAACTTCCCGTCAACTCAATGAAGCTCGCACACGACAGCTTCTGCGACGGGATTTGCAGATTAAACTGAATTCCCTGTTTCCCAATCTGGCACCATGGGAAGATACAGCTCCTGTGAAACGGATTTTGTTCTCTGAATTCTATCAGCAATAG
- a CDS encoding flagellar basal body-associated FliL family protein translates to MADEGEESGGGGGSKKLIIIIVAVIVLLLIAAAAWFFLQPKGEEEIVPDEKISSSAEPLAAPIFLNIDTFVVNLKDGRRYLKTTIQLMLSDQKASDYLNGRLLEVKDIVLSELQELSTEDIKMAEARNELKQRLISRISTLFPSKPEWEDPEPIKKVLFQEFFIQ, encoded by the coding sequence ATGGCAGATGAAGGTGAAGAGAGTGGCGGAGGTGGTGGCAGTAAAAAACTAATCATCATCATCGTTGCTGTCATTGTATTATTATTGATTGCCGCGGCAGCCTGGTTTTTTCTTCAGCCTAAAGGTGAGGAGGAAATCGTCCCGGATGAAAAAATTTCATCCTCGGCAGAGCCTCTGGCAGCCCCGATTTTTCTTAACATTGATACCTTTGTGGTCAATCTCAAGGATGGCCGAAGATATCTGAAAACCACCATCCAGCTCATGTTGAGCGATCAGAAAGCCAGTGATTATCTGAACGGACGCCTTCTGGAAGTGAAGGATATTGTGCTCTCGGAACTTCAGGAATTGTCAACCGAAGATATCAAAATGGCAGAAGCCAGAAATGAATTGAAACAACGGCTGATTTCTCGAATCAGCACCCTGTTTCCCAGCAAACCTGAGTGGGAAGATCCTGAACCAATCAAAAAAGTGCTGTTTCAGGAATTCTTTATCCAGTAA
- the fliP gene encoding flagellar type III secretion system pore protein FliP (The bacterial flagellar biogenesis protein FliP forms a type III secretion system (T3SS)-type pore required for flagellar assembly.) — translation MNRKPVKWQRLIFILVFLIAGGSLIHAQSPIPGINISIDSATTPQQVSSSLQIVFLLTILTLAPALFIMTTSFTRFIIVLSFLRQAIGTPQTPPNQVILGLALFLTLFVMMPVWEEVNQTALKPYLNNQMSQQTFLERSVIPVKRFMQRFTREKDLALFVKIAKLSRPKTIDDVPVWVVIPAFVISELKTAFQIGFILYVPFLVIDMVVSSILMAMGMMMLPPVMISLPFKLMLFVLVDGWHLIIGSLVQSFVPF, via the coding sequence CTGAACAGGAAACCTGTGAAATGGCAACGACTGATATTCATTCTTGTGTTCCTTATCGCCGGTGGCAGTCTGATTCATGCCCAATCGCCGATACCGGGCATCAACATCAGTATTGATTCCGCCACAACGCCACAGCAAGTGTCCTCATCCCTGCAGATTGTTTTTCTGCTCACCATTCTGACACTGGCTCCCGCGCTGTTCATCATGACCACCTCTTTCACCCGGTTTATCATTGTGCTGTCATTTCTCCGACAAGCCATTGGAACCCCGCAAACCCCACCCAACCAGGTTATTCTGGGACTGGCGCTGTTTTTAACACTGTTTGTCATGATGCCTGTCTGGGAAGAAGTCAACCAGACAGCGCTGAAGCCTTATCTCAACAATCAAATGAGCCAACAAACATTCCTGGAACGCTCAGTGATTCCGGTCAAACGATTCATGCAACGCTTTACCCGGGAAAAAGATCTGGCTCTGTTTGTGAAAATTGCCAAACTTTCACGTCCCAAAACGATTGATGATGTGCCCGTATGGGTTGTGATTCCGGCCTTTGTCATCAGTGAACTTAAAACAGCCTTTCAGATAGGTTTTATTTTGTACGTCCCCTTTCTGGTCATTGACATGGTGGTATCATCCATTCTGATGGCCATGGGTATGATGATGCTGCCACCTGTCATGATTTCACTTCCCTTCAAATTGATGCTGTTTGTCCTGGTTGATGGCTGGCATCTGATCATCGGATCCCTGGTACAAAGTTTTGTGCCGTTTTAA
- the fliN gene encoding flagellar motor switch protein FliN, translating to MGDEDFESFDNLDDLDWSDVEEDLKRNREMVISEAQKPEPAMASPSAAMPTGGGVSKPKLPDGSLDIDFLLDVELQISVEVGRTQIMIQDLLGLNETSIVELNSLIGQPLDIRVNEKLVARGEVVVINDKFAVKITEIVSPDDRFAAL from the coding sequence ATGGGTGATGAAGATTTCGAATCGTTTGATAATCTGGATGACCTCGACTGGTCTGATGTGGAAGAAGATCTGAAACGCAATCGTGAAATGGTGATTTCAGAAGCGCAAAAACCAGAACCTGCCATGGCAAGTCCATCAGCCGCCATGCCCACTGGAGGAGGAGTCAGTAAACCCAAACTCCCTGATGGTTCGCTGGATATTGATTTTCTTCTTGATGTCGAATTACAGATTTCGGTGGAAGTCGGACGCACCCAGATCATGATCCAGGATCTTCTCGGACTGAACGAAACTTCCATTGTGGAACTGAACAGCCTGATTGGACAACCGCTGGATATCCGGGTGAATGAAAAACTGGTTGCCCGCGGAGAAGTGGTCGTCATCAACGATAAGTTTGCTGTAAAAATTACTGAAATTGTCAGCCCTGATGACCGTTTTGCCGCTCTGTAA
- a CDS encoding response regulator, protein MENILIVDDEQLVCRHVETILQKLHYQTGYVTDPDYVIPTLQDESFSLILLDINMPRKDGITLLKELRNHATFREIPVIMLTADTTDKVLATCFENGAADYITKPLNELVLKARIGAVLATRNHLVHLRRVNQHLRYINEMKSRFVSMVTHEFRNPLMVMLNTGEYLESFQKELSEEDMNKCFKRIQTSAQNMSQLVDDILILGQSDEQNLILNTSQFDIISFCKELVTSFELMPQNTPKIKFHAAIPALSVSLDRKWLHYILSNLLSNAIKYSPDGQNIIFEISEENSNVLLTIQDHGIGIPENDQLYLFQPFHRGTNVKTIHGTGLGLSIAKKGIDLHQGRIEFKSSEGNGTTFKIYLPKSIVSQQVFTQTTVSDSNHASVSQKFFSQTALISDSTTILVIDDDLDLLNSTSLLLKKSGYQALGFQDGHEALQFTKNHRVDLILCDILMPEIHGYDVFTTIKKNPETCMIPFIFMTGRGEKRDFRKAMELGAEDYLQKPFSAAELRQAIAIRLEKREQVVHKYEKKLEQLRENITYALPHELRTALFGINGSAEILLRNQDQMPPEDIRQLTGIIYDSGKKLQKVVEKFLMYASLELESARPESSQSRQHVPLLNPVPTIMTCAMERARHYKRSNDLQMDLKDISIKILDEDLEAMMHEILDNAFKFSIAETQVQITSGISQQGISIEIRNAGRGMTSEQITSIGAYMQFGRKKYEQQGLGLGLALVKKFMDLYRGKFQIESIPDQFTLVTLSFPLSDF, encoded by the coding sequence ATGGAAAATATTCTTATTGTTGATGATGAGCAACTGGTATGCAGACATGTTGAAACAATATTGCAAAAACTCCATTACCAGACGGGTTATGTCACCGATCCGGATTATGTGATCCCGACGTTGCAGGATGAATCATTCAGTTTGATTCTACTGGACATCAATATGCCCCGAAAGGATGGCATCACACTGCTGAAGGAACTCCGGAATCATGCGACATTTCGTGAAATTCCCGTCATCATGCTGACAGCCGATACCACTGACAAAGTACTGGCTACCTGCTTTGAAAATGGTGCCGCTGACTACATCACAAAACCCTTGAATGAACTCGTATTGAAAGCCCGTATCGGCGCTGTGCTCGCGACCAGAAATCATTTGGTTCATTTACGCCGTGTGAATCAGCATCTGCGTTATATCAATGAAATGAAATCCCGGTTTGTCTCAATGGTCACCCATGAATTCCGCAATCCGCTGATGGTCATGCTCAACACCGGGGAGTATTTGGAATCTTTCCAAAAAGAACTGTCCGAAGAGGATATGAATAAATGTTTCAAGCGAATCCAGACTTCAGCCCAAAACATGAGTCAACTGGTGGATGATATTTTAATTTTAGGTCAATCTGACGAACAGAATCTCATACTCAACACCAGCCAGTTTGATATCATTTCCTTTTGTAAAGAACTGGTGACTTCTTTTGAACTCATGCCCCAAAACACTCCTAAAATTAAATTTCATGCGGCAATCCCCGCTCTGAGTGTTTCATTGGACCGCAAATGGCTCCACTATATTTTGTCCAACCTGCTCTCAAACGCCATTAAGTATTCTCCGGATGGACAGAACATTATCTTTGAAATTTCCGAAGAAAACTCCAATGTTTTATTAACAATTCAGGATCATGGCATTGGAATTCCAGAAAATGATCAACTGTACCTGTTTCAACCATTCCATCGTGGAACCAACGTAAAAACCATTCATGGCACAGGACTTGGGCTTTCCATCGCCAAAAAAGGAATTGATCTCCATCAGGGACGTATTGAATTTAAAAGCTCGGAAGGAAATGGAACCACTTTTAAGATTTATCTCCCCAAAAGCATTGTCTCACAGCAGGTCTTCACCCAAACCACCGTCAGCGACTCTAACCACGCATCGGTGTCTCAAAAATTTTTTTCCCAGACCGCTCTTATTTCTGACAGCACCACAATCCTGGTCATCGATGATGATCTTGATCTGTTGAATTCCACTTCGCTTCTTTTAAAAAAATCAGGATACCAGGCACTTGGCTTTCAGGATGGCCATGAAGCACTTCAATTTACCAAAAACCATCGGGTTGATTTGATTTTATGTGACATACTGATGCCGGAAATTCACGGTTATGATGTTTTTACAACCATTAAAAAAAATCCGGAAACTTGTATGATTCCTTTCATTTTCATGACTGGTCGCGGTGAAAAACGAGATTTCCGCAAAGCCATGGAATTGGGTGCTGAAGATTATTTACAAAAACCCTTCTCTGCGGCAGAACTCAGGCAAGCCATCGCCATACGCCTGGAGAAACGTGAGCAAGTTGTTCATAAATATGAGAAAAAACTGGAGCAACTGCGTGAAAATATCACATACGCCCTGCCACATGAACTGCGCACAGCACTGTTTGGCATTAACGGATCAGCAGAAATCCTCCTGAGAAACCAGGATCAGATGCCACCTGAAGATATTCGACAGCTTACTGGAATTATTTATGACTCAGGTAAAAAACTCCAGAAAGTGGTTGAAAAATTTTTGATGTATGCCTCGCTGGAACTTGAATCCGCCAGACCGGAATCATCCCAATCCCGACAACATGTTCCTCTGCTCAATCCTGTTCCCACCATTATGACTTGTGCCATGGAGCGCGCCCGGCACTACAAACGATCCAATGATTTACAAATGGACCTGAAAGATATCTCTATTAAAATTCTGGATGAAGATCTGGAGGCTATGATGCATGAAATCCTCGACAATGCCTTCAAGTTTTCCATCGCTGAAACACAGGTTCAGATTACGTCAGGCATCTCACAACAAGGCATTTCTATTGAAATTCGAAACGCTGGTAGAGGGATGACATCCGAGCAGATCACCAGCATTGGCGCCTACATGCAGTTTGGTAGGAAAAAGTATGAACAACAGGGACTTGGCTTAGGACTGGCCCTGGTCAAAAAATTTATGGATCTCTACCGGGGAAAGTTTCAGATTGAAAGCATCCCTGATCAATTCACACTTGTCACCCTGAGCTTTCCGCTGTCTGATTTCTAG